In Drechmeria coniospora strain ARSEF 6962 chromosome 03, whole genome shotgun sequence, the DNA window CTGCTGCCGTCAGACCATGTTCCGTCTGGCTACAAGTGCacttgcagtgcaagtactccgtactcggcgcATTGCATGCCTCTTGTGGCGATTTGGATGcgctcgtacaagtacgagctGGCATTTGTCAGGGACGTTATCCTCGCCATGTGCGCCCTATTACTTGACGCACCACCCGATGCAGCCCATAAGAAGATAGATACTtgtagctgtacggagtgctccgtactattaTTACATGTATACTTGCCTTCAAGTGTAGGGGTAATACAAAGCAGTCAATATTGGTGCTGCTTGTACTgggtacctgcaagtacagcgccCGTGCAAGGACTGTGCTTGTGCTAGTGCGAGTGcttgtaatactgtacagtacttacaactaccaaggtacagtacctaaaatgaagagtacatgtactccgtacaagaacctgtacttacagtactaagtATAGTTGTAGGTGTGATTTAGTTGTACTACAGTACGAGTAAGGAGTACAACTGCAGCACAACTACGTAGGTAGTACACCGGCGTGacaaatactccgtacggagtaagtggATGTAGCAGAAAACGGGATGGCCATGCGGATACCTTGGTAGGaacaaagtacaagtacccaAACGTGCTCACATTCTTTGGTGAGCTTccaagtaccccgtactttgcaggtacttgtacggaggtGTTCAGTATGGGgtaggtgcacagtacaagtacttgaactagtaagtacgagcatgtacaagtatagcACGATTGCTGctaagtacaagcatgtacaactacggagtacgggttCTAAATATGCTGGCGGCAGATCATCGAACCCGCCTCCGCCACAGCCACTGGGCAGCGAAACAGAAGCCTGAGACCGCgtggcccccccccccggctgCCGCCTGGGAATTGGCCAAGACGTTTCGATCCAACCATCCCCCTGCCGCCTGGCCTACGCCTGGCCTGCCTCTTGGGCCTGCTTACTTGTCGAGGTCCCGTCCCACGCCGTTGGTCCCCCATCATTCATTAGGTTGCCCAGGACCGTTCAACCCTCTCGGATTTACTACGTACTCGTGCCTCGTTGCCATCCTACGATCCGGCCTGGACGCAACATTCGTCTTGCTCCTCGATCCCAGCACCGCAACGGCCCCGAACGGCCCATCCACCGACGACGATTAAACGACCACGTCGATCCATCGACGACAAACGAAACGGCCGCACTGTCCTCTGCTTCGAGCGGAACGGAACGGAAACCGTGTCACCTGGGCCATCAGgaccgccggcgacgagcagacACCTCGAGCAACAAAAAGCCTGGATGCGGCCACGGTAGAGAGGCCCagcccctccctccccgcgGGACCGAGTTGATCGGACACCGTCCCGTCACCGACACACCCCCATCGTCATGCACCCGCTGCGGACTCTGGCGTCGGctcttgccgccgtcgtgctggcGGTTCCCTCCTCGCTAGGTGCGTctccgccgtcttcgtccccTCGTCCCCCTCGCCCCCTTGCCTTGGGCCCGCTGACCTGAGCGCACCCGGCCGTCAGCGTACTCGGTCAGGAGAAACCCCCTTCGCTCGGTGTcgttcgtcgacgacgccgtcatcaAGACGCCCTCGCACCGCGTCCACGCCTACTCCGCCTTCGACCTCACCTTCACCCTGCGCGACGGACGGCGCAAGGTTCGCTTGGTGCTCGAACCCAACGACGACCTGATACACGACGACTTCGGCgtcaccatcctcgccgccgacggcaccgttcGCCGCGTCGAAAAGGTCGCCCGGACCGAGTTCAAGGTCTTCCGGGGCGATGCCTTCATCGACCGCCCGGGGCACGGCGGATGGTCCAAGGCCGGCTGGGCTCGCATCACCGTGCGCGAGGATGGGGAGAGGCCCATCTTCGACGGTGCCTTccgcatcgacggcgacaaccACCACGTgcagacggccgtcgagtaCCTCCAGCtgcgcggcgacgacgaccccgTCATCCGGTCCTCCGAGGGCGCCATGGTCTTCTTCCGCGACTCCGACGTCATGGATTCCCCCGACGAGGCCACGGAGCTGAAGCGGAGATCCGTCCAGGAGTCCCTCTGCGACGCCGACTCGCTCGACTTCAACGGCAAGTTCGACCCGCGCTCGCAGTCGcccggcctcctcgacatcCGCTCCCTCTTCGGCCGccaggccatcgacggcggcggtagCGGCAGCGGCCTGAACCTCGTCAGCTCCatcggctccgtcgacggctgcccgacgacgaggaaggtggccctcgtcggcatcgccaccgACTGCACCTACTGGGAAGACTTCGACACGCAGGAGGAGTTGCGGCAGAACGTCATCAGCATGGTGAACAAGGCCTCGCAGGTCTACGAGAGCACCTTCAAGATCTCGCTCGCCATCCAGAACCTCACCATCAGCGAGAAGGGCTGCCCCGGCACGCCGTCGCAGTTCACGCCCTGGAACGTCAACTGCAGCTCGCAGGTGACCATCAACGACCGGCTCAACACCTTCTCCAAGTGGCGCGGCCAGTTCTCCGACGACAACGCCTACTGGACCCTGCTGACCAAGTGCGCGaccgactcggccgtcggcctggcCTGGCGAGGCCAGCTCTGCCGCACCGGCTCGGGCgacaacagcaacggcaaggGCAGCAACGAGACGGTGGCGGCCaccaacgtcgtcgtccggaCCGCCTCCGAGTGGCTCATCTTCGCCCACGAGTCCGGCCACACCTTCGGCGCCGTCCACGACtgcaccgcctcggcctgccCCGTCGGCCAGACGAGCCAGGCCTGCTGCCCGCTGAGCCAGTCGTCgtgcgacgccggcggccgcttcATCATGaacccgtcgacgagctcgggcATCACCCAGTTCTCGCCCTGCAGCATCGGCAACATCTGCGCCGGCCTCAAGTCCAACATGATCAAGGGGACCTGCCTCTCGGACAACAAGAACGTCAAGACCATCACCGGCAGCCAGtgcggcaacggcatcgtcgaggccggcgaggactgcgactgcggcggcgagtcggGCTGCAAGGACAACAAGTGCTGCGACGCCAAGACGTGCAagttcgccgccggcgccgtctgcGACGCCACCAACGAGGACTGCTGCACGGCCGAGTGCCAGTtcgccgccaacggcaccgtCTGCCGCGACAGCGCCGGCGTctgcgacgtcgccgaggtctGCCCCGGCAACCACGCGGCCTGTCCCGAGGACAAGCACAAgggcaacggcgacggctgcggcGACGGTCTCGCCTGCGCCTCGGGCCAGTGCACCTCGCGGGACATGCAGTGCAAGAGCATGTCCAACAGCCTCTGGGGCGTCGACAACACCAACGCCTGccccgacgagggcggctgCCTCCTCACCTGCACCTCGCCCGACCTCACGTCCGGCCAGTGCGTCGTCTACAACCAGtacttcctcgacggcacgtcctgcggcggcggcggcctctgCATGGGCGGCTCGTGCGAGGGCTCGTCGACCATTAAGGAAATCGGCCTGTGGATCGAGAGGCACAAGCCCATCTTCATCCCCGTCgtctgcatcgtcggcggcctcctcctcgtcgccatcgtcagcTGCATCGTCAGCAGCGTGCGGAAACGGTCCCGCCGCCGGAGGTTGCCGAAgcagcagccgtcgccgccggacATGAGCACCTGGCCGTCCCGCAACGTCCCCGACGCCGGGGGACCGGCGCCGTGGAACCAGCAGCAGTCGTGGCCCTTGTCGTCgggcgccatggccaaccCCGGCGGCAACTACCCTCCGCCGCCGGAAGCCTCGAACTACCCCTATCCGCCTCCCGTCGCGGATCGCCAACGGAGCGTGCGATACGCCTAGCCGTGCCTTGACGCTACCGAGAGCGAGCCTTGCTTTTTTTCGACGATTGATTTTTGTTTTCTTCTCCTGGATACCTTGGGAATTTTGGCATAACGCGGCGTTGCGGACTCGGCCGGGCGTCCTCCTTTTTGTTTCCTGACGAGAGCCGGTGATATTTTTTGCCCTCGGAGCATATGTCCTGCCTGGCCTGTGTCGCTGCGGGCTTTCCTTTTTGTTGTATATCGTGGCATGTGGCCTTTgtgccgccgaggaagggATGTGCGCATCATGATATGCCGTTCTTCCGACGAAGAGCGCAGGTAGACAGTCTATAGCGCAAAAGAGATGGACCGTGAAATGGATCAGGCTTTCTTCCAGCTTTCCACCTCGCTTTCGTGAATTCGTCGTCTCGTGCGTCATCTTCTCATATCCACAGACGACAACAAGCACCAACCAAAGCAAGGTCAGTCCACCCATTCGTCTCCCGACTCTTGCCCAGCCCCGATTGAAGTCTTCGCTTTGCCGCGCACGTCCCTTGCCGGGTGTGCGGCAGGCCGCTTGCTGCCGagcctgccgctgccgctgccgctgccgttgtcCGACGACAGCAGCGGTAAGGgttcgaagccggcgagcatGGCGCAGAAGCGGCGGCGCTGGCTGGGAATGCTCTGCATCCCGCGCACGCTCTCGTCAGCAGGCGGCGCGCGACGAGCAAGGAAGGGAGAGAACGTACGTCGCCGGTGCTCTGGGCGTACATCATCAGCTGCTCGGGACtatcgaggacggcgagtgCAAAGGCCCTGCGCTCACGGTCTTCGAGCCGTTCCGATTTAAAGCTGTGGTGCCCGTCAGTCAAGGAGAACCCCAACCCCTGCTccctcttcgtcctcctcgacaccgaatgcatgtgctccgtaccatgGTTCGCTTGGGAGTAGTAGGGGAGAACTAAGAAATAGGGGAAGAGGGGGAAGGTTGCGGGCTCAGACTCACGCCCTGCCGATGCGCATCCGCCTTGTGCCCTTGCCCCTGCCCTTGACCTTTGTCGTCGCCCTACCACGAtgggcacgacgacgcaacCCGTCCGAATCGGagtcatcatcatcgtcgtcatcttcttcttcgtcgtcatcgtcgtcaaagTCATCATCATCAAAATCGCTACTCTCGTCTTCCTTGTAGGGATCCTTGCCGCGGGCCTGTCTATCGCGCATCTCGGCGGTAAACTCATCGGAATCGTCGCCTCCGGCCGCGGCTGCCGTGCCGTACTTTGCTTGACGTGGGTTTTTCTGTCCCAaggtggacgacgaggccgtcttgTGGCCTCCTGTTGACGATGACATGGAGGGCTTCCGCAATCTCGTGGGCGGACGGTCTGGGAGAGGAACGTATTCTGCTTGGAGAAGCGCTGTTTGAcgggtggtggtgggcgGGAGGAAGCGTGAGGATTTTGAGCAGGAAACTACCTACCCACCCGCGCAAGAGCTCCGCCCCTTGCCATGTAGATGAATAAGTATACTGTAGATGGTTGCGTAGAGTGCAAGCCAATGTGGAGGAACTTTTCCATGGTGACATACGTGTGGTGGATATTGGGTCGTGATAGGTagcgagtacttgtacctgggtAGTTGGCTTGTTAGATTTAGCTTCGCCGCACAAGTAATTGCTCACACTGGGTCATCTTCGGCTATTGCTTGACATTCCAGATACCTGACCAACTTCGCAATAGAGCAGATAATAATACAAGCTGTATCAGAACGGGGTCGATCGAATGCGTCGTGCGTCACATGCTCCCCCTCATTCTCGCTTCTCCATCGTATGATTTCATCATCTTGAACCAAGAAAttgttactccgtacatcctTGGATTTAGCGTTCACGCCGCACCAGAGCGCCGCGGTAACTGCCATGTGAAACAGGACCGACTCCATTTCGTCGTTGCTGCCCGGCGCTGGTATCTAAACACTCGTACAGCTGCTACCCGACAACTAATGCTTCCCCGCATGCAGCGACTCACAAATGCAAATCAGATGATGAAGGGAAAATATGCAcacctcctcctctcgaACTCCCGGACCTCCCGGACCTCCTAGACCCCATGGTCATACCATGAACCGGCCCAACAACCTCGCGCAGGGAAGAAAGGAAGGGACAAAACAGCAAGCaatcgtactccgtacgtccTCTTCCCGCGTCATTCGTCAGCCAAGGTCGCAAATGGCCTGGCCGTCAAGTGCTAGCCAAAATCTCTTCATGGATCATCACCAAGCTTTGGTATGCAAAAGAGAGGGGTGAGCGAGGGGCTCCGGCATGGCGGAGACGATTGGTAGATGGTATCCGGCTCCCAACAAGCGCCGGTTTCTGGGCTTGGTGGTCGCCCGGAAGGCCCGATGCTGATGCCGGAGCATGCGTCCCCgagcgcgaggccgaggccgacctTCAGAAAAGCCTTCACCCCCGAATGGGCCACCTCATCTCGACCTCGGCAGCTTCGGTCCGTCCACCGAACCACCGGCCTCGGGCTACCGACTAAAGTTGATCACGGCGAGCTGGGACTTGCGTCAATACACATCTCGCCAACAGCACCGGCCAGGTGCCGACTTACTCTGCTATTGGACCCGTACGCCAACCTCTGTCCGCTGACATCCCAGCATAGGCAgtgctcgtcctcctcgtccccttCCGATGAGCCCTTGGGGGAGAGCCAGCCGGCATGGGGCGGGCGATTCCAGCTCGCCCTGGGCATCGCGTGATTGTCCACCTTCCAGATGAGCACTTGGCGAGACgtggcgccggcgatgaaggcACCGTCCGGGGTGAAGGCAAGCCGTACGATGGGCAGGTCCATGGTCAGGAAGCACTTCGCCTTGGTGTCGGGTTTGCGAGCGTTCCAGATCAATATGGCGCAGTCGTCACCGCCCGTCGCGATGAGccgttcgtcgtcggcgttgccggccgtcgagggcgagagcgGCAGAGGCTGCCAGGCCATGGTCGTGATGGCCCCTTGGTGGGCGAGTATCGACCGTCGCTGGCCAAACTCGTCCCAAAGCTAATCAAGGGCATCGGCGTCAGCAGGGAAACGTCGGTGCACGGAGGGTCAAGGGGGCAGCATCGGCGGGGAGGGCGGTCACTCACATCGAGGTAGCCCTTGTCGCTCGACGTCGCGGCCAGCTTGGACCGCCAGTCGAAGAGGACCGAGGTGAAGCTGTCATCGTCCTTGGTGTCGAACTTTCGCGTCTGGACAATGGCCGACTCGGTGCAGCGGAGGCACAGGAAGAGATCGCCCCCGCAGACAAGGAATTCGGCGTCGTTGGTCCACGTGGCATCCAGCGGCGTCGTGGCGATGTCGTGGCCGGGCAGATGGTATtccatggcggcgccggACGACGAAGCGTAGACCGTAATGAGGGCACCACCTTTGTCGGGGGATATGGCCAGAAGGGCCGTGCTGCTCGGGTTCCAGCAGAGCTTGACGACGGGCGGCTCCGACGCCACCAAGGTTTGCATGTggatgccctcggccgtccacAGGCTCACCAACGCATGGGGGGTCGAgtcggtggcgacggcgatggccgCACCGTCCGACGTCCACGACAgggccgtcaccgtcgtcgacttggGCGTGTCGGGGTGCAGCAGAGAATGGGAAGCGTGTGACACGTGATCGCGGCCCGGCTCATGCGCCGTGGTCCGCGAAACAGTCCAGACGCGGGCAAGCGCATCGGTACCAACAGCCGCCAAAACATGTGGGTCCCTCGGGTTCCACTCGCATTGCAGCAGCACAGGCGCATTCTCGATGCCCGCCTCGAGGGCGGATGCCGTCAGCTCGGGCGCGgccctgccgtcgtcgtccatgaggCGAATGAAGGTCGTGACGGGCGACAGCTCCTCCACCTTTTCCACCTGCGTACCCTGCTCGGGGCCGTCCGTCTGCGGCATGGGTGGCGGCAGCTGTTCGCCCTCGAGCGGCGACGGGTACGCGTGGTTGCTCGGGCTGTCCTGCTGCTGGTAGTTGCTGTCGTAGTCGTGCGAGGACATTTGGTCGATGGCCATGGGCGACGTGACGGCATTCGGCGacatggtcgtcgtcgtcgtggcggaCACGGGTCCGGCCGCCATCGGATCAACGCCGTGGTCGTAACCATTGCTGATGAGGCACGGGCGCTTTGCCGGCGACCCATTCGGCACATGGTCGTGACTGCGTTTCTTTGGCGCATCGGTGTCGTCGGTTTCGGCCTCTTCCTCCACATAAACGTCTTCCTTCTTGGTCGGCGTTGTTTGTTGCGGCTCGGATCCCTGCTgcccctgctgctgctctgGAGATGGTTGTGGCTGCTGCTTTTcctgctgcggctgcagcAGCTTCTGCTCGGACGgcggttgctgctgctgctcagGTGGCGGGGGTGGtggttgttgttgttgcaGCGGCTGCTCTGGTAGTGTCGGTTGATGCTGAGGTTGTTGTTggcgctgcggctgctgctgctgctgcggctgttGCTGCGGCTGTTGTagttgttgttgctgctgctgaggctgctgctgctgatgctgctgttGATGCTGTTGCTGGTGCTCTTCTTTGTCGTCTCGTTGTCGCTGCTGTTGTTCCTgttgctgcggctgcggctgcggctgcggctgctgttGCGGTTGTTGCTGCTGGTCCTGCTGGTCCTGCTGGTCCTGCTGGTCCTGCTGGTCCTGCTGGTCCTGCTTTGGTGTCTCCTCCGGCTCTTGCTTTGGCGGCACCGCCTCCTGCTCTAGTTTTTGCCGATGCTGCTCCTGCTGTTGCCGTTTCTGCTGCTCTTGCTCTTGCTGCTCTTGCTGCTGTCGCCTCACATTCAGGGGCCCGAAGACGCCTGTCTGCAGCACTTgagcctcggcgacggcatgacGGGGCAACTGCGCGACGGGCGAAAAGCGTCAGTCATGGGTCCAGTTTGCCGTGGATTCCCAGGTGGCACCGGAACACAAGATGGTTCAGATTCGCGGCTGCACTTGGCGCACGTCGAGCACTGGGAAAGATGACGGGGAAAAAATGAAAGACGGACCTGGTTCAGTTTCAAGTCGCGCTCGAGGGCCTGGTAGAGGAGTCCTCGGTTGACGACGGAGACAAGGGCCTGGCCCTTGACGTGGCGGGCAAAATCGAACTCGCGGTGAGGCTCATGGACGTGCCACTCCTTCTGGAACTTGGCGGCCGTCTCTCGGTAGTCTGCAAAACCGGGTCAGATCAGATCAATGTTCCGGCGGCTACGGCGCcagggcggcgtcgtgacGAATTGATGCGGTGCCACGTACTCCCTTCCAGCAAATACCTGCAGGAAAAAGGTCAGTCAACACGGTCGGTTGCGGAGATGAGTCGGGCCCAAAAagatggcgaggacgggtTCGCGCGGGTGGAAAAATGCAATCCGATctgggcggcgggcggcgcaTGGCCGCGGGAGCCGAGGGAACGCACCTCCAGATGAGGAAGTTGACTCGATCCGAGTCGATGAATTCCTTGACCACCATGGTCACCAGGCGCGCGCGCCGCAGGCCGCGGCAGTGTCCCGGCGGCCGTGGTCTTTCGAATCAAAGGACCACGCGAACAGGCGACAGGCAGGCGAGCGCGGGGCCCCGAGGGTTAGTTTTGACCTGCTGGGCTGCGGagcgggcgtcgtcgacggcgtcgaatGTCGCGGGACGGCTAGCCGCCTAGAATGAGGAGGGTTCGCGGcagcgggcgaggcgagTGCAGAAGTGAAGGCGAGGGAGAGTGAGTACGTGTGAGTGAGGTGAGTGAGTGAAGATTCAAGAGCGAGATGAAATCCACCCATCtcatccgccgccggctggtCTCGCAAGGTACCAACCAAAGGTACGGGTACAAGTTCGGACTCGCAGTGAGTACCTGTCgagaagtacatgtacgtgtacctgCGCTCCACGCTccacgccccccccccccctctcctccccaccaccactaccaccaccacacAGCTGGGCTTTGGTTTGGCGTCCATGCCTGcaagcacagtaagtactcgcacatgtacttacaacgaCGACTTCCTTTGTGTGCTGTCGCTCCCGCCGGGGTGAGCCAGGGTGTGCCAGGCGACTAGGGGGAGGGACCAATCCGGCGTGTGGTTGGCCCCATGGTTGGCAGATTGTGTGTGGGCTCCCGGGCCCAAGGAGTCTTCTTCCAGCGATGTTTGCCCGTTTGTGAAGTGTTGGGGGATGGCCCATCGGCGCACTCTTGGGGTATCCATGGTGCTAAGGCAAATGCTAGCGTTGATTTTAGCGGAGGCAATGGCTGCGAGAGCCACGATGGCCAGgtgcttactccgtacagcacaagtaagtatgtgcgcttaggtactaacctaccaaagtacgtacttactggcCCGGACCGTACCAGTACCTGCTCCCACAACTAGGattagtacatgtacatgtacgtgaggcgtactcggtactaagcatgtactactaggtaggttgACGAGCACTTGCAAATACGGCACATTGTTGTTGCCGTCCATACCTGCTAGGAGAGATGCGTAGGTCCTAGGGTCCTAGGGAGTACTaacagtactaggtacttactcgtaagcgcatgtacatgaaaGTGTACGCCGGCTATCTTGGTACTAAGGTATTGGTATCGCTCCCCAGTACTCGTAGTTCAAGTATgtccaagtacctacctccaacgtacatgtacatgtactgcaagtaacTGGgttagtaagtacagagtacggagtacggagtatgttaTTAGTACATACTCGGTACCAAGTGCCcttggtaagtacttactcgtacttaAATAAGTACAAGTCGTATCCTCCTCGAGGAGCGCAAcaaggtacatgtacattcgCGGGTCCTCTCACTTGGCTGTCGGTGCACGAGGGGCCTGGTGTCCTGCCCGCTTTCTTCTCCCCAATACTGGAATACAGAACGAGGGGACGGCCTGATTCAGTGCGCGATGAACGATGTGATGTGCTGCGACTGCTGGGAGCCGGCGGTCCAGGCTCCAACCTACGGCGTGTGCCGAGCTGCGTGGTGGGCGAAGTCTCGAAACACTTGAACTAGGCGCCCACCCGCACTGGGCACGACAGCGGTCTGGAGAGGAACATTCGTACCTGGTAATTACTGCACAACGTACTAATGCGCCTACCGTGGCAAGGTGCGGAGTAGAACtacttaggtaagtaagtatgtactccgtacaaggacATTGTATTATTGCCAACCAACAtcatactaggtacctcgTGTGTACGGCCTACGGTAGTCCGTTCTgcctacctactagtaagGTAGCTGTGCAATACTACccattgtactccgtacaactacgggTGCTTGTGCATTAGGACTGGGCTTGGGCGTATCGGGGCCAGGAAATGGAACGGACCACTACGAATACGAACGTCtatagtacctagtaattacctgCATTAGCATGGCGACAGGTGCACCGACACACatcatgtacaagtaccaagtaaAGTATCGTAAAGTGCAATACATGCTAGTACACTTGCAGACTGCCAACAACCTTCCGCTCTTCCCCCCCGATTGAGTCCTCGTACTAATAACCTGATACCCGGACGCCACACAGGAGTCAAGCCGTCAAGACTCTTCGAGGGCCCCGCAGACCTGCCACTTGCCTACCAAGCACTTACCTCGGTAGGACTTGTGCCTTGCAACGGGTTCAAACTATATCCGTACAAATTAGCGCTTGTGCGTGGAAACATACTTACGGCGCATtaggtagtacctagtaccatGTACCAAGGCATACGATGTAAGTACGTGCGGTGTGGGCTCACGGGATGCATCACGGCCTCCGAAGTGCATCGAAGTACCAGCATCGCATCGAGCCATCTCCACCTCGGGTATCACGACGACTAGCAAAGTGCAGAACAAGCCATCGGCCAGGCCAAGGAGGTGTGACAgaccacgacggcgagggggggTTTGGCCCGTCAGGCAGTCGCATCGGTTTCTCTCCTCCCTGCGCTGCGAGGGCACGGGGAGGCGAGAGCGGCAGCTGCACGCACGGTCAAGGCTGTATCCACGGGCCGCCTGAACGTTGCTCGACGAACGGCGGCAAGCTGGTGAGGGCTGCTCTCGACGTGCTGAGCCGCTGGTCATCGCGACAAgggtgtaagtacaagtgctgtacttgcactagCCTTCCCCTCTGAACGAACTGGTTGGTATTGAGCTGCAGGTACCTCCGAGGTACTAAATAATTGTCCGATGCGTTGTTCAAGTGCGGAGTGCAATGCTAGCCCGCCAGCCTCAATGTCCGGTCCGTGGCCCCTTCTCCAGCCCCCCCAGGGAGGCAATACGCTACAATGGATGGTCGACATgaacatgcatgtacggagtacaggcacCTGATGGTCCGCCACTACAGGTAcgatactgtacggagcactccgttcaagcacatgcacccgGCGCATGAGGCATCCTTCCTCCCTCCCTGTAAGCACCTGGTCGCCTGGTAAGTCGGAGGGCACCACTCTAGGGTAGGGCAGAGTGCAGAGCTCGGATGACCGAGCATTACACTTAGGCACCTACCCACTGGACTGGAGCGTACTTGGGAATCATGGCAGCACCACTCCGTATTTACTTGGAGGCGtatggggggaggggaatCCACGTCAACCAGCCTCAGCCTTTGGGGCAAGGTGGGATTGGAGGATGGGCCACTGCGATCCTGCCGCGATCGTAGCAGTATCGGAGGCATCGCAAATTCGACAAGCGCCATGCTGCAAAGCTCCCTCCGTCACCGCTGGTTCGACCACGCACACATTTTGTCTCGACCCCAACGCATCAGATCCCGTCGATCCGAGCGAATCACCGCCTCCGCCTTGCCATGCATCCTCCTCTTCATCCCTCCCCGCCCACCCCCCAGAGCGTCTCCATCCGCTCGAGCATGGTATCCTTGACGTTTTGTTgcgggccgtggccgaggtgtCCCTCGACGTCATCAGCAACccttgccggcgtcgaggtcgcccAGCTGTCGGTTCGGACCGGAACCTGCTCCCATATGCGGCCgagaagtactccgtagacgCCTCACACATGAGTGTGCACGAAAGCGTagccggccgtcgagttTGAATGATGGCCGGGCGGAGAGAGCGAGGTAGAAGGGGAGAGCACGGTCGGTACAGAGTATAACAtgcagtgtacggagtacaaacaAGCAATTACGGTACTCTGTCATTGCAGGTATTAATTCCATGTATTAATTCCATGTCTTAATTCCATGTACTAATAAtgtagtaatagtaggagttacagtacagtacggagtacagcagtaTTAATACCGCCTGGCCATGCAGCGCAGGGCGGGATGTTGGCCTGAGGCCGCAAGGGAGATTTTTCTCGACCAAGCTAAGCTACTGTAGGCTGGGCGGTGTGGCCAGTGCAGGTCCATGCTCTCGAGGTATTAAGCAGCAGGTGTTACTACTGCCGTGGACGGCACAGCCAGCTTGCCGGCAATCGAGCACGCTACGCTAACACCTCCCAGGAGCAGAGACGCGCCAGTTCGGTGCGAGGACAGGTTGCCACAAACACCAGCTCCCTCGGCTTTCTCGCGGGCGGATGACATCgcagcagcgacgacgacgacgacgacgtatACCTGGCCAGCATCGCATCGCATCGaaccgcaccgcaccgcacggCATCGCGTCGCCATGCCTCCCCGAATAAACATCCCGCCCGTGACCCGGGCGCTGCTCATCGCCCTCCTCGTGCAGTCGGTGCTGAGCGCGGCCATCCGCTACCGACAGTGGTCGGAGAAGGCGCACATCGTCATCCCCTACCTCACGCTCGTCCCGCAGCTCAGCA includes these proteins:
- a CDS encoding hypothetical protein (related to putative venom metalloproteinase jararhagin precursor) encodes the protein MHPLRTLASALAAVVLAVPSSLAYSVRRNPLRSVSFVDDAVIKTPSHRVHAYSAFDLTFTLRDGRRKVRLVLEPNDDLIHDDFGVTILAADGTVRRVEKVARTEFKVFRGDAFIDRPGHGGWSKAGWARITVREDGERPIFDGAFRIDGDNHHVQTAVEYLQLRGDDDPVIRSSEGAMVFFRDSDVMDSPDEATELKRRSVQESLCDADSLDFNGKFDPRSQSPGLLDIRSLFGRQAIDGGGSGSGLNLVSSIGSVDGCPTTRKVALVGIATDCTYWEDFDTQEELRQNVISMVNKASQVYESTFKISLAIQNLTISEKGCPGTPSQFTPWNVNCSSQVTINDRLNTFSKWRGQFSDDNAYWTLLTKCATDSAVGLAWRGQLCRTGSGDNSNGKGSNETVAATNVVVRTASEWLIFAHESGHTFGAVHDCTASACPVGQTSQACCPLSQSSCDAGGRFIMNPSTSSGITQFSPCSIGNICAGLKSNMIKGTCLSDNKNVKTITGSQCGNGIVEAGEDCDCGGESGCKDNKCCDAKTCKFAAGAVCDATNEDCCTAECQFAANGTVCRDSAGVCDVAEVCPGNHAACPEDKHKGNGDGCGDGLACASGQCTSRDMQCKSMSNSLWGVDNTNACPDEGGCLLTCTSPDLTSGQCVVYNQYFLDGTSCGGGGLCMGGSCEGSSTIKEIGLWIERHKPIFIPVVCIVGGLLLVAIVSCIVSSVRKRSRRRRLPKQQPSPPDMSTWPSRNVPDAGGPAPWNQQQSWPLSSGAMANPGGNYPPPPEASNYPYPPPVADRQRSVRYA
- a CDS encoding WD domain, G-beta repeat containing protein, with protein sequence MVVKEFIDSDRVNFLIWRYLLEGNYRETAAKFQKEWHVHEPHREFDFARHVKGQALVSVVNRGLLYQALERDLKLNQLPRHAVAEAQVLQTGVFGPLNVRRQQQEQQEQEQQKRQQQEQHRQKLEQEAVPPKQEPEETPKQDQQDQQDQQDQQDQQDQQQQPQQQPQPQPQPQQQEQQQRQRDDKEEHQQQHQQQHQQQQPQQQQQQLQQPQQQPQQQQQPQRQQQPQHQPTLPEQPLQQQQPPPPPPEQQQQPPSEQKLLQPQQEKQQPQPSPEQQQGQQGSEPQQTTPTKKEDVYVEEEAETDDTDAPKKRSHDHVPNGSPAKRPCLISNGYDHGVDPMAAGPVSATTTTTMSPNAVTSPMAIDQMSSHDYDSNYQQQDSPSNHAYPSPLEGEQLPPPMPQTDGPEQGTQVEKVEELSPVTTFIRLMDDDGRAAPELTASALEAGIENAPVLLQCEWNPRDPHVLAAVGTDALARVWTVSRTTAHEPGRDHVSHASHSLLHPDTPKSTTVTALSWTSDGAAIAVATDSTPHALVSLWTAEGIHMQTLVASEPPVVKLCWNPSSTALLAISPDKGGALITVYASSSGAAMEYHLPGHDIATTPLDATWTNDAEFLVCGGDLFLCLRCTESAIVQTRKFDTKDDDSFTSVLFDWRSKLAATSSDKGYLDLWDEFGQRRSILAHQGAITTMAWQPLPLSPSTAGNADDERLIATGGDDCAILIWNARKPDTKAKCFLTMDLPIVRLAFTPDGAFIAGATSRQVLIWKVDNHAMPRASWNRPPHAGWLSPKGSSEGDEEDEHCLCWDVSGQRLAYGSNSRLAVINFSR